In Glycine max cultivar Williams 82 chromosome 7, Glycine_max_v4.0, whole genome shotgun sequence, a single window of DNA contains:
- the LOC100817219 gene encoding cyclin-dependent kinase inhibitor 7 — protein sequence MGECKRCCSLTVLAMEEPSSSQHSIFKKRKTTATAAHSTSFQLCSSDMQFPHTIVSPEVSFSSACTVVSGEFCSDRSCCSSSHVKDLHSVPSDLQTKGFETVEDSTSLNFKSFSLLSEFSGDSEESAMIPAKSSAAVLKVKTPPKAEIEEFFAMAEKYEQKRFTEKYNFDIVRDLPLEGRYQWVRLH from the exons atggGTGAGTGTAAACGCTGCTGCTCTCTCACAGTTCTGGCcatggaagaaccttcttcaaGCCAACattccattttcaaaaaaagaaaaaccaccGCTACTGCTGCTCATTCCACTTCCTTCCAGTTATGCTCTTCCGATATGCAGTTTCCCCACACTATCGTCTCGCCGGAAGTTTCATTTAGTTCCGCCTGCACGGTTGTTTCCGGCGAGTTTTGCTCCGATCGCTCCTGCTGCAGCTCCAGCCACGTTAAGGACCTCCACTCCGTGCCGTCAGATCTGCAG ACCAAGGGTTTCGAAACGGTAGAAGACTCAACCAGCCTCAATTTCAAATCGTTCAG TTTGTTGAGTGAGTTTTCCGGAGACTCGGAGGAATCGGCGATGATTCCGGCGAAGTCTTCCGCGGCGGTGCTGAAAGTGAAGACGCCGCCGAAGGCGGAGATCGAAGAGTTTTTCGCGATGGCTGAAAAGTACGAGCAAAAACGGTTCACAGAGAA GTACAACTTTGATATTGTTAGAGATTTGCCGTTGGAGGGTCGCTACCAGTGGGTTCGTTTACATTGA